A DNA window from Thiobacillus denitrificans ATCC 25259 contains the following coding sequences:
- the hemH gene encoding ferrochelatase yields the protein MKYAEEPEYAHGTPLCAGVLLVNLGTPEAPTAAALRPYLKEFLSDPRVVEIPRALWWLVLNGIILNTRPRKSAEKYAAIWTSEGSPLKVHTEKQAKLLKGWLGEHAAAPVVVDYAMRYGRPGIPEVLARMKAAGCDRILVLPAYPQYAASSTATAFDAAFDWLRRTRNQPALRTLKHYHDHPEYIRALAANLRDYWQMHGRPDVLVMSFHGVPRYTLDKGDPYHCECQKTARLLAAALGLEPGQFRVTFQSRFGRAEWLKPYTDKTLEALGREGVGRVDVVAPGFTADCLETLEELAMEGRASFLAAGGKEFHYVPALNEHPQWIAALGRIALANLAGWLDEGWTPDADEASRQLSRSRALALGAQR from the coding sequence ATGAAATACGCCGAAGAGCCCGAATACGCGCACGGAACGCCGCTGTGCGCAGGCGTCCTGCTGGTCAATCTGGGCACCCCCGAGGCGCCGACGGCCGCTGCCCTGCGGCCTTATCTCAAGGAATTCCTGTCCGACCCGCGCGTGGTCGAAATCCCGCGCGCGCTCTGGTGGCTCGTGCTGAACGGCATCATTCTCAACACCCGGCCGCGCAAGTCGGCCGAAAAATACGCCGCGATCTGGACCAGCGAGGGGTCACCGCTGAAGGTCCACACCGAAAAGCAGGCGAAACTCCTCAAGGGCTGGCTCGGTGAGCACGCCGCCGCGCCGGTCGTCGTCGACTACGCGATGCGCTACGGCCGGCCGGGGATCCCGGAGGTTCTCGCACGAATGAAGGCCGCCGGCTGCGACCGTATCCTCGTACTGCCGGCCTATCCGCAATACGCCGCGTCGAGCACGGCGACCGCGTTCGACGCGGCGTTCGACTGGCTGCGCAGAACGCGCAATCAGCCGGCACTGCGCACGCTCAAGCACTACCACGACCACCCCGAGTACATCCGCGCACTCGCCGCCAACCTGCGCGACTACTGGCAGATGCACGGCCGCCCCGACGTCCTCGTCATGAGCTTCCACGGCGTGCCGCGCTACACGCTCGACAAGGGCGACCCCTATCACTGCGAATGCCAGAAGACGGCGCGCCTGCTCGCCGCCGCACTCGGCCTCGAGCCGGGTCAGTTCCGCGTGACCTTCCAGTCGCGCTTCGGCCGGGCCGAATGGCTCAAACCCTATACCGACAAGACGCTCGAAGCGCTCGGCCGCGAGGGCGTCGGACGGGTCGACGTCGTTGCGCCGGGTTTCACGGCCGATTGCCTGGAGACGCTCGAGGAACTCGCGATGGAGGGACGCGCGAGCTTTCTCGCCGCCGGCGGCAAGGAATTCCACTACGTCCCCGCGCTCAACGAGCACCCGCAATGGATCGCCGCACTCGGCAGGATCGCGCTCGCCAACCTCGCGGGCTGGCTCGACGAGGGCTGGACACCCGACGCCGACGAGGCGTCGCGTCAGCTCAGCAGAAGCCGCGCGCTCGCGCTGGGCGCGCAACGCTGA
- a CDS encoding c-type cytochrome, with the protein MTPSSAVASCLLLALSGFAVAADRHTLTIAATCMSCHGPDGRSLGEIPRLDGLSRTEFVTALRDFRSGARRATIMQRQASGYTDAEIDALGDYFATLK; encoded by the coding sequence ATGACGCCGTCCTCCGCCGTCGCAAGCTGTCTGCTCCTCGCCCTGTCCGGCTTCGCGGTCGCTGCCGACCGTCATACGCTGACGATCGCGGCGACCTGCATGTCCTGCCACGGCCCGGACGGACGAAGCCTCGGCGAGATCCCGCGACTGGATGGCCTGAGCAGGACCGAGTTCGTCACGGCCCTACGCGATTTCCGGTCAGGCGCGCGCCGCGCGACGATCATGCAGCGCCAGGCGAGCGGCTACACCGACGCCGAAATCGACGCCCTCGGCGACTACTTCGCCACCCTGAAATAG
- a CDS encoding NAD(P)/FAD-dependent oxidoreductase, whose protein sequence is MHLDRRDFLKLSAATALAALPGCASLSGTARPRVVVVGAGFGGATCAKYLRRWGPALDVTLIEPNERFVSCPISNWVLGGLRSMDDITHGYGGLARHGITLIRDSVVAIDPDTRTLRTAQGLQIGYERLVLAPGVELLTDSVRGFADAEAAGRVVHAWKAGAQTALLRRQLEAMPDGGTFIVSIPAAPYRCPPGPYERACLVAHYFKQRKPRSKIIVLDANPDIVSKKPLFTDAWNTLYPGMIDYRPNSPALVVDAAKMTVSTDFEDVRGDVLNIVPRQRAAAVCDLVGARNDGNKTWCTVDFATFESTAAPGVHIIGDSMASPLPRSGHMATNQAKVCAGAIVDLLADRAPDPAPVIANTCYSATSDSTAGYVAHVYRLVPGKGYVAAPEGGATTTGDARNFRYAASWAKNIWAEMLS, encoded by the coding sequence ATGCACCTCGACCGGCGTGACTTTCTCAAGCTTTCCGCGGCGACAGCCCTCGCGGCCCTGCCGGGCTGCGCGTCGCTGTCCGGCACCGCGCGCCCTCGGGTGGTCGTGGTCGGCGCCGGCTTCGGGGGCGCGACCTGCGCCAAATACCTGCGCAGGTGGGGCCCCGCGCTCGACGTGACCTTGATCGAGCCGAACGAACGCTTCGTTTCCTGTCCGATCTCGAACTGGGTGCTCGGCGGCCTGCGCAGCATGGACGACATCACCCACGGCTACGGCGGCCTCGCCCGCCACGGCATCACGCTGATCCGGGATAGCGTCGTCGCGATCGACCCCGACACACGCACGCTGCGCACCGCTCAGGGCCTGCAAATCGGCTACGAGCGGCTCGTGCTCGCGCCCGGCGTGGAACTTCTCACCGATTCGGTGCGCGGCTTCGCCGACGCCGAGGCGGCCGGCAGGGTCGTTCACGCGTGGAAGGCCGGCGCGCAGACCGCGCTGCTACGGCGCCAGCTCGAAGCCATGCCGGACGGTGGGACCTTCATCGTGTCGATTCCGGCGGCGCCCTACCGCTGCCCGCCCGGCCCCTACGAGCGTGCATGCCTCGTCGCCCATTACTTCAAGCAGCGCAAACCGCGCTCGAAGATCATCGTTCTCGACGCCAATCCCGATATCGTCTCGAAGAAACCGCTCTTCACCGACGCCTGGAACACGCTCTATCCGGGGATGATCGACTACCGCCCCAACAGCCCGGCGCTCGTCGTCGACGCGGCGAAGATGACGGTCTCGACCGACTTCGAGGACGTGCGCGGCGACGTGCTCAACATCGTGCCGCGGCAGCGCGCTGCGGCCGTCTGCGACCTCGTCGGCGCGCGCAACGACGGCAACAAGACGTGGTGCACGGTCGACTTCGCAACGTTCGAGTCGACCGCGGCACCCGGCGTCCACATCATCGGCGACTCGATGGCGTCGCCGCTGCCGCGCTCCGGCCACATGGCGACCAACCAGGCCAAGGTCTGCGCCGGCGCGATCGTCGACCTGCTCGCCGACCGCGCGCCCGACCCCGCGCCGGTCATCGCCAACACGTGTTATTCCGCAACGTCCGACAGCACGGCGGGTTATGTCGCGCACGTCTACCGTCTCGTTCCCGGCAAGGGTTACGTCGCCGCGCCCGAGGGCGGCGCAACCACGACAGGCGACGCGCGGAACTTCCGCTACGCCGCCTCGTGGGCGAAGAACATCTGGGCCGAAATGCTGAGTTGA
- a CDS encoding universal stress protein, with amino-acid sequence MYSNILVAVDDSDTSRHALQQAIALAQGLAARLRVVHVIDMSWLTLGPELAVDVEALTAARHGVGERIVAAALDTVRQAGFDAEAAVIETETPVQRVEEAIVKEAARWPADLVVLGTHGRRGFQRLVLGSAAEQIARLSPVPVLLVPAPPGAVAD; translated from the coding sequence ATGTATTCGAACATCCTGGTTGCAGTCGACGACAGCGACACCTCGCGCCACGCCTTGCAACAAGCGATCGCGCTGGCGCAAGGCCTCGCGGCGCGCCTGCGCGTCGTTCACGTGATCGACATGAGCTGGCTCACGCTCGGTCCGGAACTCGCGGTCGATGTCGAAGCGCTCACGGCAGCGCGCCACGGCGTCGGCGAAAGAATCGTCGCCGCCGCGCTCGACACGGTTCGCCAGGCCGGATTCGACGCGGAGGCCGCAGTGATCGAGACCGAAACCCCGGTGCAGCGCGTGGAAGAAGCGATCGTCAAGGAGGCGGCCCGCTGGCCGGCCGATCTCGTGGTGCTCGGGACGCACGGCCGGCGCGGTTTCCAGCGCCTTGTGCTCGGCAGCGCGGCCGAGCAGATCGCGCGTTTATCGCCGGTGCCGGTGTTGCTGGTGCCTGCGCCCCCTGGCGCGGTAGCAGACTGA
- a CDS encoding YMGG-like glycine zipper-containing protein, producing MNTMKAIAAAGVLALALSSSACGTATGAAVGAGAGAAIGAGTGYGAKKGALIGTGVGAAAGAIYDITK from the coding sequence ATGAACACTATGAAAGCGATCGCAGCGGCCGGGGTATTGGCCCTTGCCCTGAGTTCGTCTGCCTGCGGTACCGCGACGGGCGCGGCGGTCGGCGCTGGCGCCGGCGCGGCGATCGGGGCGGGCACGGGTTATGGCGCGAAAAAGGGCGCGCTGATCGGCACCGGCGTCGGCGCCGCGGCCGGCGCGATCTACGACATCACCAAGTAA
- a CDS encoding dihydrofolate reductase, with protein MSGTGQPRVSVIAALAKNRVIGIENRLPWRLPEDLAHFKALTLDHPVLMGRKTFESLGRPLPRRTNVVITRNADYRPDGCLVAASMPAAIALCQGADEIFFIGGAELYAQAIPLADRLYLTEVDAEPEGDAWFPEFDRAAFREISRASHVGEKGDVLRFDFVVYERR; from the coding sequence ATGAGCGGGACGGGGCAGCCGCGCGTGAGCGTCATCGCCGCGCTGGCAAAGAATCGCGTCATCGGCATCGAGAACCGGCTGCCGTGGCGTCTGCCCGAAGACCTCGCCCACTTCAAGGCGCTGACGCTCGACCATCCCGTCCTGATGGGGCGCAAGACCTTCGAGTCGCTCGGGCGGCCCTTGCCGCGGCGCACCAACGTCGTCATCACCCGCAACGCCGACTACCGGCCCGACGGCTGCCTCGTCGCGGCGTCGATGCCGGCGGCGATCGCGCTATGCCAGGGCGCCGACGAAATCTTCTTCATCGGCGGCGCCGAGCTCTATGCGCAGGCGATTCCGCTCGCCGATCGCCTGTATCTGACCGAAGTCGACGCCGAGCCCGAGGGCGATGCCTGGTTTCCCGAGTTCGACCGGGCGGCGTTCCGCGAAATCTCGCGCGCCTCGCACGTGGGCGAGAAAGGCGACGTGCTGCGCTTCGACTTCGTCGTGTACGAACGCCGCTGA
- a CDS encoding thymidylate synthase, giving the protein MKPYLDLMRHVLEHGTRKDDRTGTGTLSVFGWQTRYDLAAGFPLVTTKKCHLRSIVHELLWFLQGDTNIRYLKENGVSIWDEWADENGDLGPVYGHQWRSWPKADGGVIDQIAEAVKTLRTNPDSRRIIVSAWNVADLDRMALAPCHAFFQFYVAEGRLSCQLYQRSADIFLGVPFNIASYALLTLMMAQVTGLKPGDFVHTLGDAHLYVNHLEQAREQLSREPRPLPTMTLNPDVTDIFGFRFEDFTLGGYDPHPAIKAPVAV; this is encoded by the coding sequence ATGAAACCCTATCTCGACCTGATGCGCCACGTGCTTGAGCACGGCACACGCAAAGACGACCGCACCGGCACCGGCACCCTGTCGGTCTTCGGCTGGCAGACGCGCTACGACCTTGCCGCGGGCTTTCCGCTCGTCACGACCAAGAAATGTCACCTGCGCTCGATCGTTCACGAACTGCTATGGTTTCTCCAGGGCGACACGAACATCCGCTATCTGAAGGAAAACGGCGTCTCGATCTGGGACGAGTGGGCCGACGAGAACGGCGATCTCGGCCCGGTCTACGGCCATCAGTGGCGTTCGTGGCCTAAAGCCGACGGCGGGGTGATCGACCAGATCGCCGAGGCCGTGAAGACGCTCAGGACCAACCCCGATTCGCGCCGCATCATCGTCTCGGCGTGGAACGTTGCCGACCTCGACAGGATGGCGCTGGCGCCCTGCCACGCGTTCTTCCAGTTCTACGTTGCCGAAGGCAGGTTGAGTTGCCAGCTCTACCAGCGCAGCGCCGACATCTTCCTCGGCGTGCCGTTCAACATCGCCTCCTACGCGCTGCTGACACTGATGATGGCGCAGGTGACGGGCCTGAAGCCGGGTGACTTCGTACATACGCTCGGTGACGCCCACCTCTACGTGAACCACTTGGAGCAGGCGCGCGAGCAGCTTTCCCGCGAACCGCGCCCGCTGCCCACGATGACGCTCAATCCCGACGTGACCGACATCTTCGGCTTTCGCTTCGAGGATTTCACGCTCGGCGGCTACGACCCGCACCCGGCGATCAAGGCGCCGGTCGCGGTATGA
- a CDS encoding arginyltransferase, which translates to MHPTEPPFQRIQFYLTAQYDCSYLPGRLARSQVATPTHLIDHHAYGALIRAGFRRSGQFTYRPNCEGCQACVPVRVDVSGFVPNRTQRRCLKRNRGLAARFLPLDFKDEHYALYRAYLGSRHAGGGMDRDGPEQYTQFLLSSNVDSVLVEFRDGDAVVMVAVIDQVDDGLSAVYTFFDPAREQDSLGVYGVLWQIELAKRLDLPYLYLGYWIGESRKMAYKKQYPPLQGLVDGSWQALEA; encoded by the coding sequence ATGCACCCGACCGAACCGCCTTTTCAGCGCATCCAGTTCTACCTGACCGCGCAATACGACTGCAGTTACCTCCCGGGCCGGCTCGCCCGTTCGCAGGTCGCCACGCCGACCCACCTGATCGACCATCATGCCTACGGCGCGCTGATCCGCGCCGGCTTCCGGCGTAGCGGCCAGTTCACCTACCGGCCCAATTGCGAAGGCTGCCAGGCCTGCGTGCCTGTCCGTGTCGACGTTTCGGGTTTCGTTCCCAATCGCACCCAGCGCCGCTGTCTCAAGCGTAATCGCGGGCTCGCCGCGCGCTTCCTGCCGCTCGATTTCAAGGACGAGCATTACGCGCTCTACCGCGCCTATCTCGGCAGCCGCCATGCCGGCGGCGGCATGGACCGCGACGGCCCCGAGCAATACACCCAGTTCCTGCTGTCGTCCAACGTCGATTCGGTGCTCGTCGAATTCCGCGACGGCGACGCGGTGGTGATGGTCGCGGTCATCGACCAGGTCGACGATGGCCTGTCGGCGGTCTACACCTTTTTCGATCCGGCGCGCGAGCAGGACAGCCTCGGCGTCTACGGCGTGCTGTGGCAGATCGAACTCGCAAAGCGCCTCGACCTGCCCTATCTCTACCTCGGCTACTGGATCGGCGAGAGCCGCAAGATGGCGTACAAGAAACAGTATCCGCCGCTGCAGGGCTTGGTCGACGGCAGCTGGCAGGCCCTCGAGGCGTGA
- the aat gene encoding leucyl/phenylalanyl-tRNA--protein transferase gives MKEPFTNASYFPPVETALVDPNGLLAIGGDLSQERLLDAYRHGIFPWFNPREPIQWWSPDPRMVLPPAEIRVTRSLAKRLRNAGFELRVDSAFIEVMRACGAPREGAWGTWISAPMIAAYGRLFDAGYAHSIETWRDGRLVGGLYGVAIGRMFYGESMFSREPDASKVALVRLARQLERWGFGLIDCQMETPHLASMGARPIPRADFTARLAELVNLPHLPGPWTFDS, from the coding sequence ATGAAGGAGCCCTTCACGAACGCGTCGTATTTCCCGCCCGTGGAGACCGCGCTGGTCGACCCGAACGGGCTGCTGGCGATCGGCGGAGACCTCTCGCAAGAGCGACTGCTCGACGCCTATCGCCACGGCATCTTTCCCTGGTTCAACCCGCGCGAGCCGATCCAGTGGTGGAGCCCCGATCCGCGCATGGTGCTGCCGCCCGCCGAGATCCGCGTCACCCGCTCGCTCGCCAAGCGGCTGCGCAACGCCGGTTTCGAACTGCGTGTCGACAGCGCGTTCATCGAGGTGATGCGCGCCTGCGGGGCGCCGCGCGAAGGCGCGTGGGGGACCTGGATCTCGGCGCCGATGATCGCCGCCTACGGTCGCCTGTTCGACGCGGGCTACGCGCATTCGATCGAGACCTGGCGCGACGGCCGGCTCGTCGGCGGGCTCTACGGCGTCGCGATCGGCCGCATGTTCTACGGCGAGTCGATGTTCAGCCGCGAGCCCGATGCGTCGAAAGTCGCGCTGGTCCGGCTCGCGAGGCAGCTCGAGCGCTGGGGATTTGGCCTGATCGACTGCCAGATGGAAACGCCGCACCTCGCCAGCATGGGCGCGCGTCCGATTCCGCGCGCCGACTTCACAGCGCGGCTGGCCGAATTGGTAAACTTGCCGCATCTGCCCGGGCCCTGGACGTTTGACAGCTGA
- a CDS encoding heavy metal translocating P-type ATPase, producing MSSSPLLTDAPVFSEGCFHCGLPVPAGARYPIEFEGQTKDACCRGCQAVAQTIIDSGQSAYYHHRTALPATAREAEAELAQLGLYDLPEIQESFVRVEAENVREAALILENIVCAACIWLNERHIAALPGVLSVEINYATRRARVRWDNSRIQLSAILKAVSDIGYIAHPFDPGRSDDLYKRERNTAIKRLAIAGLGMMQVMMYALPTYTATDMTEDIRLLMRWASLVLTIPVVVYSAWPFFIGAWRDLKRRALGMDVPVALGVGTAFVASVYSTFSSEGEVYYDSVTMFIFLLLTGRFLEMNARRRAGAAVEELVKLIPAATTRLPAWPARDEEKVPVARLTVGDHVLVRPGETLPADGVVVEGESAVSEAMLTGESQPIAKRVDAKVVGGSLNEASPLVVRVEKLGADTRLASIVRLLDRAQSEKPRIGQLADRAAGWFVGLLLVITAAVGLAWYAIDPSKVLWIVVSILVVTCPCALGLATPAALTTATGRLTRLGLLTTRGHALETLARATDLVLDKTGTLTHGSLSVARVVTLGHRTEAEVRGLAAALEAGSEHPISRALREGADAGLRADAIRNTPGRGVEGTVAGRAYRLGSPRFTAESDTPPRPPATDTGEHPNGHESWVALAEDGALIAWFALADTPRADAATALAALQAQGLHLHLVSGDAEPAVKALAQALGITSWRAGALPEDKLAYVKALQQQGRIVAMVGDGINDAPVLAGAEISIAMGEGADVAQAAADMVMLGSRLTTLSEGVALARKTQRIIRENLGWALGYNLIAIPAAALGYVTPWIAGIGMSASSLLVVLNALRLSDFKQSTADAPRAAEAALR from the coding sequence GTGAGTTCTTCTCCTTTACTCACGGACGCCCCGGTTTTTTCGGAGGGCTGCTTCCATTGCGGCCTCCCGGTTCCCGCCGGTGCCCGCTACCCGATCGAATTCGAAGGCCAGACCAAGGACGCGTGCTGCCGCGGCTGTCAGGCGGTCGCGCAGACGATCATCGACAGCGGCCAGAGCGCGTACTACCACCACCGCACGGCGCTGCCGGCAACCGCGCGCGAAGCCGAGGCCGAACTCGCCCAGCTCGGGCTCTACGACCTGCCCGAAATCCAGGAAAGCTTCGTGCGGGTGGAGGCCGAAAACGTCCGCGAAGCCGCGCTGATCCTCGAAAACATCGTCTGCGCGGCGTGCATCTGGCTCAACGAGCGCCACATTGCAGCACTGCCAGGCGTGCTCTCGGTCGAGATCAACTATGCGACGCGGCGCGCGCGCGTGCGCTGGGACAACAGCCGCATCCAGCTCTCGGCGATCCTCAAGGCCGTGTCCGACATCGGCTACATCGCCCACCCCTTCGACCCCGGCCGCTCCGACGACCTCTACAAGCGCGAACGCAACACCGCGATCAAGCGGCTCGCGATCGCCGGCCTCGGCATGATGCAGGTCATGATGTACGCCTTGCCGACCTACACGGCGACCGACATGACCGAGGACATCCGCCTCCTGATGCGCTGGGCGAGCCTGGTCCTCACGATTCCGGTCGTCGTCTATTCGGCCTGGCCCTTCTTCATCGGCGCCTGGCGCGACCTCAAGCGCAGGGCGCTCGGCATGGACGTGCCGGTCGCGCTCGGCGTCGGCACGGCCTTCGTCGCCAGCGTCTACAGCACTTTCTCGAGCGAGGGCGAGGTCTATTACGACTCGGTCACGATGTTCATCTTCCTGCTGCTGACCGGCCGCTTCCTCGAAATGAACGCGCGCCGACGCGCCGGCGCCGCGGTCGAGGAACTGGTCAAGCTGATTCCGGCAGCGACGACGCGGCTGCCGGCCTGGCCGGCGCGTGACGAGGAGAAGGTGCCGGTGGCACGGCTCACGGTCGGCGACCACGTACTGGTCCGTCCGGGCGAGACGCTGCCGGCCGACGGCGTCGTCGTCGAGGGCGAGAGCGCCGTCAGCGAGGCGATGCTGACCGGCGAATCGCAGCCGATCGCCAAGCGGGTCGACGCGAAGGTCGTCGGCGGCAGCCTCAACGAGGCGAGCCCGCTCGTCGTGCGCGTCGAGAAGCTCGGCGCCGACACCCGGCTCGCGTCGATCGTCCGCCTGCTCGACCGCGCGCAGAGCGAGAAGCCGCGCATCGGCCAGCTCGCCGACCGCGCCGCCGGCTGGTTCGTCGGCCTCCTGCTCGTGATCACGGCGGCGGTCGGCCTCGCCTGGTACGCGATCGACCCGTCGAAGGTGCTGTGGATCGTGGTCTCGATCCTCGTCGTCACCTGCCCCTGCGCGCTGGGCCTCGCGACCCCGGCCGCGCTCACCACCGCGACCGGCCGCCTGACGCGCCTCGGCCTGCTGACGACGCGCGGCCATGCACTCGAGACGCTGGCGCGCGCCACCGACCTCGTGCTCGACAAAACCGGCACGCTGACCCACGGCAGCCTGAGCGTCGCGCGCGTGGTCACGCTGGGCCACCGCACCGAAGCCGAGGTGCGCGGGCTGGCGGCCGCGCTCGAGGCGGGCTCCGAGCATCCGATCTCGCGCGCGCTGCGTGAAGGCGCCGACGCCGGGCTGCGCGCCGACGCGATCCGCAACACGCCAGGGCGCGGCGTCGAGGGAACGGTCGCCGGGCGCGCCTACCGCCTCGGCTCTCCGCGCTTCACCGCAGAGAGCGACACGCCCCCGCGTCCGCCCGCCACCGACACGGGCGAGCACCCTAACGGGCATGAAAGCTGGGTCGCGCTGGCCGAAGACGGCGCGCTGATCGCGTGGTTCGCGCTCGCCGACACCCCGCGCGCCGACGCGGCAACCGCGCTTGCGGCCTTGCAGGCACAGGGCTTGCACCTGCATCTGGTGTCCGGCGACGCCGAGCCCGCGGTGAAAGCCCTCGCGCAGGCGCTCGGCATCACCAGCTGGCGCGCCGGCGCGCTGCCCGAAGACAAGCTCGCCTACGTCAAGGCCTTGCAGCAGCAGGGGCGCATCGTCGCCATGGTCGGCGACGGCATCAACGACGCGCCGGTGCTGGCCGGCGCCGAAATATCGATCGCGATGGGCGAAGGCGCGGACGTCGCGCAGGCCGCGGCCGACATGGTGATGCTCGGCAGCCGGCTGACGACGCTGTCCGAAGGCGTCGCGCTCGCCCGCAAGACGCAACGCATCATTCGCGAGAATCTCGGCTGGGCGCTGGGCTACAACCTGATCGCGATTCCCGCGGCCGCACTCGGCTACGTCACACCGTGGATCGCCGGCATCGGCATGTCGGCAAGCTCGCTGCTCGTCGTGTTGAACGCCTTGCGGCTGTCGGACTTCAAGCAGTCGACCGCGGACGCCCCGCGCGCCGCCGAAGCTGCACTACGCTGA
- the ccoS gene encoding cbb3-type cytochrome oxidase assembly protein CcoS yields MDILILLIPLSLILVGVIAWVMLWAAKSGQFDDLEGPAHSVIMDDDNPRAPAPPPPGDGPGRDAPKS; encoded by the coding sequence ATGGATATCCTGATCCTGCTCATTCCGCTGAGTCTCATCCTTGTCGGCGTCATCGCCTGGGTCATGCTGTGGGCAGCAAAAAGCGGCCAGTTCGACGACCTCGAAGGCCCAGCGCACAGCGTGATCATGGACGACGACAATCCGCGTGCGCCCGCCCCGCCTCCGCCCGGCGACGGCCCCGGGCGGGACGCGCCGAAATCCTGA
- a CDS encoding DsbA family protein — MNSPILWYFADPMCSWCWGFSPVIEALRERYGARLRVALVLGGLRPGERAALSAAAREDILHHWHAVAERTGQPFRFDGALAPGFVYDTEPASRAVVAVGALAPGQIFAMFKAIQHAFYAEGRDVTQPDVLAALAAGCGIDTPRFQPAFDSDDARAKTRAHFRQARAAGVHGFPALILQQDDRLTRVGEGCQPRETVERAIDACLSA, encoded by the coding sequence ATGAACTCGCCGATCCTCTGGTATTTCGCCGACCCGATGTGCTCGTGGTGCTGGGGGTTTTCGCCCGTAATCGAGGCGCTGCGCGAACGCTACGGCGCGCGCCTGCGCGTCGCGCTCGTGCTCGGCGGCTTGCGGCCCGGCGAGCGCGCGGCGCTCAGCGCGGCGGCCCGCGAAGACATCCTGCATCACTGGCATGCGGTCGCCGAACGGACCGGCCAGCCTTTCCGCTTCGACGGCGCGCTCGCGCCGGGTTTCGTTTACGACACCGAGCCCGCGAGCCGCGCGGTCGTCGCGGTCGGCGCGCTCGCACCCGGCCAGATCTTCGCGATGTTCAAGGCGATCCAGCACGCGTTTTACGCCGAGGGACGCGACGTGACGCAGCCCGACGTGCTCGCCGCGCTCGCCGCCGGCTGCGGCATCGACACCCCGCGCTTCCAACCGGCCTTCGACAGCGACGACGCACGTGCGAAAACGCGCGCGCATTTCCGCCAGGCGCGCGCCGCCGGCGTGCACGGGTTTCCGGCCTTGATCCTGCAGCAGGACGATCGGCTGACCCGCGTCGGCGAGGGCTGCCAGCCTCGCGAGACGGTCGAGCGCGCGATCGACGCCTGTCTCAGCGCATGA
- a CDS encoding peptidylprolyl isomerase, with product MNRLSRFFSPLFVVALMLGMSGCGASEPGKQNVSTAPAAGQPANPRVLIETSKGNITVELFAANAPRSTANFLDYVGQGFYDGTIFHRVIPGFMIQGGGMTADMNEKPNGEPIPNEADNGLKNLRGTLAMARTGDPHSATSQFFINVVDNALLNHRGKSVQGWGYAVFGQVVDGMDVVDAIVAVPRGPWGPHDDVPVEPVVMRRVSLLPPAASAAAGKP from the coding sequence ATGAACCGCCTGTCCCGCTTCTTCTCCCCCCTCTTCGTCGTCGCGCTGATGCTCGGCATGTCGGGCTGCGGCGCCAGCGAGCCCGGCAAGCAGAACGTCTCGACCGCACCGGCGGCAGGGCAGCCCGCCAACCCGCGCGTGCTGATCGAAACCTCGAAAGGCAACATCACGGTCGAACTCTTCGCCGCCAACGCCCCGCGGTCGACCGCCAATTTCCTCGACTACGTCGGGCAGGGTTTCTACGACGGCACGATCTTCCACCGCGTGATTCCGGGTTTCATGATCCAGGGCGGCGGCATGACGGCGGACATGAATGAAAAACCCAACGGCGAGCCGATCCCGAACGAGGCCGACAACGGCCTCAAGAACCTGCGCGGGACGCTTGCGATGGCGCGCACCGGCGACCCACACTCGGCGACCTCGCAGTTCTTCATCAACGTCGTCGACAACGCGCTGCTCAACCACCGCGGCAAGAGCGTCCAGGGCTGGGGGTATGCGGTCTTCGGCCAGGTCGTCGACGGCATGGACGTCGTCGACGCGATCGTCGCGGTGCCACGCGGCCCCTGGGGACCGCACGACGACGTCCCGGTCGAGCCGGTCGTGATGCGGCGCGTGAGCCTGTTGCCGCCAGCCGCGTCGGCAGCAGCCGGCAAGCCATAA